A single Brevundimonas sp. SL130 DNA region contains:
- a CDS encoding acyltransferase family protein, translated as MRQRFDEIQVLRFVAATGVVVAHAVDLTAGRLGLETVLAGGTAEDFGVAGVDLFFVISGFIIAMTTQGQAGLRAAGDFLWRRVRRVAPIYWLLSLPILVGMARGGALAPDVAAATFLFWPFSGLEMTFPALGAGWTLCFEMLFYAGFGLAMAGGGRVGWGLASVAVGAVILGLVVATPVLRFVGSPMVLEFLIGVGIARWGRGLPEQAAVAAVVLGLIGFGLSLGLGYGEIDGAAALNQPLVGLARVVIWGLPAGLVVLGAARMGRDDPAPGLVRRGLMFMGDASYAVYLVHVLVIRGLGRMFEAGAVLPGDAVVVLTVSLSLTAGAAVHVWVERPLMRWMAKPHLSLLFMGRGDRAAIRVGSDGTGLKDVVGEGGVRDRTAPPGLG; from the coding sequence ATGAGGCAGAGGTTCGACGAGATCCAGGTGTTGCGGTTCGTGGCGGCCACGGGGGTGGTGGTTGCGCACGCCGTCGATCTGACAGCGGGGCGGCTGGGGCTAGAGACTGTGCTCGCAGGCGGGACGGCGGAGGATTTCGGGGTGGCGGGGGTCGATCTGTTCTTCGTGATCAGCGGCTTCATCATCGCAATGACCACGCAGGGGCAGGCGGGATTGCGGGCGGCGGGAGATTTCCTGTGGCGGCGGGTGCGGCGGGTGGCACCGATTTACTGGCTGTTGTCCCTGCCGATCCTGGTCGGGATGGCGCGGGGTGGAGCTTTGGCGCCCGATGTGGCGGCGGCGACCTTTCTGTTCTGGCCGTTCAGCGGGCTGGAGATGACGTTTCCGGCCTTGGGGGCGGGATGGACCCTGTGTTTTGAGATGTTGTTCTACGCCGGGTTCGGGCTCGCGATGGCGGGCGGTGGACGGGTGGGATGGGGGCTGGCGAGCGTCGCCGTCGGGGCGGTGATCCTGGGCTTGGTCGTGGCGACGCCGGTGCTGAGGTTCGTCGGGTCGCCGATGGTGCTGGAGTTTCTGATCGGGGTGGGAATCGCGCGTTGGGGGCGTGGCCTGCCGGAACAGGCGGCGGTTGCTGCGGTGGTTCTGGGACTGATCGGGTTCGGGCTGTCGCTGGGGTTGGGATACGGTGAGATCGATGGAGCGGCGGCGCTGAACCAGCCGCTGGTCGGGCTGGCGCGGGTTGTGATTTGGGGGCTGCCGGCGGGACTGGTCGTGCTGGGGGCGGCGCGGATGGGGCGGGATGATCCGGCGCCCGGCCTGGTTCGGCGCGGGCTGATGTTCATGGGGGACGCCTCCTATGCGGTCTATCTGGTTCATGTGCTGGTGATCCGGGGGCTGGGTCGGATGTTTGAAGCGGGCGCGGTCCTGCCGGGGGATGCGGTGGTGGTGCTGACCGTCAGCCTCAGTCTGACGGCCGGGGCGGCGGTGCATGTCTGGGTCGAGCGGCCGTTGATGCGGTGGATGGCGAAGCCACATCTCTCCCTCCTCTTCATGGGGAGGGGCGATCGCGCAGCGATCAGGGTGGGGTCCGACGGGACAGGGTTGAAAGACGTTGTGGGCGAGGGCGGCGTGCGGGATCGCACGGCCCCACCCGGGCTCGGCTGA
- a CDS encoding SGNH/GDSL hydrolase family protein — protein MSLSVEAMTTAPGGMLAPSRPGFDVPDLPRWSAAVREMLAGVRDARLLVVSDSVAQGFGGVPGGWTPDGRGAAWPKRLADLMSAGGLPASAASLAGAGAGDLATGGYGAYDPRVSLGSGWSVTSLTSLGGKLFTTPDWGTETWTFQPDGAVDRFDLYAVCNTALGVIAVETDGVVRATIDTLKPPGLERHTVAFPETTGPISVRRASGGAVFIAGGVAWKSELRRVQVINAGWGGSRVADWTATDQAYRAYGGLPAAGADLTVICLTINDWNNGTAVAAYRASLDLLVDRALISGDVLMMTGAPSNPAQGKASYATQQAIAAAAVAVAAEKGLAAPIDGAALFGGAFATSLMFDSVHPNAAGQALIAQSVRARVMI, from the coding sequence TTGAGCCTGTCGGTCGAGGCGATGACGACGGCGCCAGGCGGGATGCTGGCGCCGTCTCGGCCGGGGTTCGATGTGCCGGACCTGCCGCGTTGGTCGGCGGCGGTGCGCGAGATGTTGGCGGGGGTTCGGGATGCGCGGCTGCTGGTGGTCAGCGACAGCGTGGCCCAGGGGTTCGGCGGCGTGCCGGGCGGATGGACGCCGGACGGGCGCGGGGCGGCGTGGCCGAAGCGGCTGGCGGATCTGATGAGCGCAGGGGGACTGCCGGCCTCGGCGGCGTCGCTGGCGGGGGCGGGAGCGGGCGATCTGGCCACGGGGGGATATGGCGCCTATGACCCGCGCGTCAGCCTGGGGAGCGGATGGAGCGTGACCAGCCTGACCAGTCTGGGCGGGAAGCTGTTCACCACCCCGGACTGGGGGACCGAGACCTGGACGTTTCAGCCCGACGGGGCGGTGGACCGGTTCGACCTCTATGCAGTGTGCAACACGGCCCTGGGCGTGATCGCTGTCGAGACCGACGGGGTGGTGCGCGCGACCATCGATACGCTGAAGCCGCCGGGGCTGGAGCGACATACGGTGGCCTTTCCCGAGACGACGGGGCCGATCTCGGTGCGTCGGGCGTCGGGCGGTGCGGTCTTTATCGCCGGGGGCGTGGCCTGGAAGTCCGAGCTGCGGCGGGTGCAGGTGATCAACGCCGGTTGGGGCGGCTCACGCGTGGCGGACTGGACGGCGACGGATCAGGCTTACCGGGCCTATGGCGGCCTGCCGGCCGCGGGCGCGGATCTGACAGTGATCTGTCTGACCATCAACGACTGGAATAATGGGACGGCGGTCGCGGCCTATCGGGCCAGTCTGGATCTGTTGGTGGATCGCGCCTTGATCAGCGGCGATGTGCTGATGATGACCGGGGCCCCGTCAAATCCCGCCCAGGGCAAGGCGAGCTACGCCACGCAGCAGGCCATAGCGGCGGCGGCCGTGGCGGTGGCGGCGGAGAAGGGACTGGCGGCGCCCATCGACGGGGCGGCTCTGTTCGGCGGGGCTTTTGCGACAAGCCTCATGTTCGATTCGGTTCATCCGAATGCGGCGGGGCAGGCGCTGATCGCACAGTCTGTGCGAGCGCGAGTGATGATCTGA
- a CDS encoding spike base protein, RCAP_Rcc01079 family, protein MPAIAERDGLLNHGRDASGPGRRAVAVTPSDTVDLTTYAKALYVGAAGNLRVLTVEGEDGEAVTFANHPVGWLPVQVRRVLATGTTAAQVVAVCD, encoded by the coding sequence ATGCCGGCCATAGCGGAGCGGGACGGGTTGCTGAACCATGGGCGGGACGCCAGCGGGCCGGGGCGGCGCGCGGTGGCGGTGACGCCCAGCGATACGGTCGATCTGACGACCTACGCCAAGGCCCTGTACGTCGGGGCGGCGGGGAATCTGCGGGTGCTGACGGTCGAGGGCGAGGACGGGGAGGCTGTGACCTTCGCCAATCATCCGGTCGGCTGGTTGCCGGTGCAGGTGCGCCGGGTTCTGGCCACGGGAACGACGGCGGCCCAGGTCGTGGCGGTGTGCGATTGA
- a CDS encoding type II toxin-antitoxin system VapC family toxin — protein MSGVLLDTHVLIWSLFDQPQMTPTARSWIDPSEPIYVSVVSIFEIDNKRRRGGSRAADALLHRMPRNMPAALPQLGFTLLAIDPDVAWRAANLPIDARDPWDRILVAQALALDVPLVSADGPLRASTQTHPQTAGVIVF, from the coding sequence TTGAGCGGCGTCCTGCTCGACACGCACGTTCTGATCTGGAGCCTGTTCGATCAGCCCCAAATGACGCCGACAGCCCGATCCTGGATTGATCCTTCAGAACCGATCTATGTCAGCGTCGTCAGTATCTTCGAAATCGACAACAAGCGTCGTCGCGGAGGCAGTCGAGCGGCAGACGCTCTTCTGCACCGTATGCCACGCAACATGCCGGCCGCCCTGCCTCAACTCGGCTTCACCCTGCTTGCAATCGATCCGGACGTCGCGTGGCGCGCGGCCAATTTGCCTATCGACGCCCGCGATCCATGGGACCGCATCCTCGTGGCCCAAGCCTTGGCGTTGGACGTACCCTTGGTCAGCGCCGACGGCCCCTTGCGGGCATCGACGCAGACACACCCCCAGACCGCCGGCGTCATAGTCTTCTGA
- a CDS encoding YcgN family cysteine cluster protein — MLSVSSPTHPYWETKTLAEMSAAEWEGLCDGCGLCCVIRFEDEDTGEVIPTRVHCKLFDSQACSCSDYVNRKAQVPDCIKLTPHNIEALGWMPKSCAYRRLHEGRPLAAWHPLVSGDPETVHTAGVSVRGQTISELSLAEPEDALDFEAPEWAVERG, encoded by the coding sequence ATGCTTTCCGTTTCTTCCCCCACCCATCCCTATTGGGAAACCAAGACCCTGGCAGAGATGTCTGCGGCCGAGTGGGAGGGGCTGTGCGACGGGTGCGGCCTGTGCTGCGTGATCCGGTTCGAGGACGAGGATACGGGCGAAGTGATCCCGACGCGGGTTCACTGCAAGCTGTTCGACTCTCAGGCCTGTTCCTGTTCGGACTATGTGAACCGCAAGGCCCAGGTGCCGGACTGTATCAAGCTGACGCCGCACAATATCGAGGCCCTGGGGTGGATGCCCAAGTCCTGCGCCTATCGCCGGCTGCACGAGGGGCGACCGCTGGCGGCCTGGCATCCGCTGGTCTCGGGCGACCCGGAGACGGTGCATACGGCCGGGGTGTCGGTGCGGGGGCAGACGATTTCGGAACTGTCGCTGGCCGAGCCCGAAGACGCGTTGGATTTCGAGGCGCCCGAGTGGGCGGTCGAACGGGGCTGA
- a CDS encoding chemotaxis protein yields MSDVGAGARPERILELSERLNAVAGEKIGEIASVNRAAKMLVVNAQVVAARSGEAGRSFMVVAEEFKRISGQIDDVAGALEQQVRGDLTELSAIGGAILGQLRGQRLADLALNAIEIIDRNLYERTCDVRWWATDSAVVDCVAEPDAAKAEHASQRLKVILDAYTVYLDLWICDRSGAVVANGRPDRYSVQGRSVRDMSWFRDSMATKSGDDFAVADVIRLEELNGAPVATYATAIRKGGLANGAVIGVLGIHFDWQSQAQTVVDGVRLTPEERARTRVLLLDQKHRVLAASDGAGVLSETVKLDVGAGAMGSYSNGDRTVGYARTPGYETYEGLGWYGCLVQDAAAI; encoded by the coding sequence ATGAGCGATGTGGGCGCGGGCGCCAGGCCCGAGCGTATTCTCGAGCTGTCCGAGCGGCTGAACGCCGTAGCCGGCGAGAAGATCGGCGAGATCGCCTCGGTCAACCGGGCGGCCAAGATGCTGGTGGTCAACGCCCAGGTGGTGGCCGCGCGCAGCGGCGAGGCGGGCCGCAGCTTCATGGTGGTGGCCGAGGAGTTCAAGCGGATCTCGGGGCAGATCGACGACGTCGCGGGCGCCCTGGAGCAGCAGGTGCGGGGCGATCTGACCGAGCTATCGGCCATCGGCGGGGCGATCCTTGGGCAACTGCGGGGGCAGAGGCTGGCGGACCTGGCGCTGAACGCCATCGAGATCATCGACCGGAACCTGTACGAGCGGACCTGCGACGTTCGCTGGTGGGCGACGGACAGCGCGGTGGTGGACTGCGTCGCTGAACCGGACGCGGCCAAGGCTGAGCACGCCAGCCAGAGATTGAAGGTCATACTGGACGCCTATACCGTCTATCTGGACCTGTGGATCTGCGACCGGAGCGGCGCAGTCGTGGCCAATGGCCGGCCGGATCGCTATTCGGTGCAGGGACGGTCGGTGCGGGACATGTCCTGGTTCCGCGACTCCATGGCGACCAAGTCGGGCGATGATTTCGCGGTGGCGGACGTCATCAGGCTGGAGGAACTGAACGGGGCGCCAGTCGCCACCTACGCGACCGCGATCCGCAAGGGCGGCTTGGCGAACGGAGCGGTGATCGGGGTGCTGGGAATCCATTTCGACTGGCAGAGCCAGGCGCAGACGGTGGTGGACGGGGTGCGGCTGACGCCCGAGGAGCGGGCCAGGACGCGGGTGCTGTTGCTGGACCAGAAGCACCGGGTGTTGGCCGCCTCCGACGGGGCCGGGGTGCTGAGCGAGACGGTGAAACTGGATGTCGGCGCGGGCGCCATGGGCAGCTATTCCAATGGCGATCGGACAGTCGGCTATGCCCGCACGCCCGGATACGAGACCTATGAGGGGCTGGGATGGTATGGGTGCCTGGTTCAGGACGCGGCCGCCATCTGA
- a CDS encoding ABC-F family ATP-binding cassette domain-containing protein encodes MAARPPLVALKDVRLQDGQRPLFDGVDLAVEPRSRAALVGRNGAGKSTLMKVVMGMIEPDSGDRSVQSAVRFAYVPQEPDLSPPSSSASDRATKEWTLLDYASSGEAESWTAEAWLATFGLNPEKSTQGLSGGETRRAALAKAFAEEPDLLLLDEPTNHLDILAIELLENELIQARFALLVVSHDRAFLNRVTNTVHWLENRRVRTLNKGFVEFDEWSTKVMEEEAESLRRLTKTIERETATFYSSITARRSRNEGRARSLNALRAERAEKMKDAPRELYLGVDSGSTSGKLVAEIKGVSKGFAGRTLFRDLTTRIIRGDRLGIVGPNGAGKTTLVKTLLGELPPDEGTVRMGSNLESVYLDQSREGLKSDMTLWDALTPGGGDSILVRGVSKHVAAYAKDFLFSEAQLRQPISTLSGGERNRLLLARALAKPANLLILDEPTNDLDMDTLDKLEELLENYDGTLILVSHDRDFIDRLSTSTLALNGRGDIVETPGGWTDFIRQNPGFLQPGSNPRPQDKAAAQRAADNPAPAVAQAAVKKTAKLSFKDAHRLKELEALIDSLPAVIVKHDATLADPNLYTRDPKAFDAAMKAADKARADLEAAELEWLELEEKKAALAG; translated from the coding sequence ATGGCAGCCAGACCCCCCCTCGTCGCTCTCAAGGACGTCCGTCTTCAGGACGGCCAGCGCCCCCTCTTCGACGGTGTCGACCTCGCGGTCGAACCGCGCAGCCGAGCAGCCCTCGTCGGCCGCAACGGCGCCGGCAAATCCACCCTGATGAAGGTGGTCATGGGCATGATCGAACCCGACAGCGGCGACCGCTCGGTCCAGTCCGCCGTCCGCTTCGCCTATGTGCCGCAGGAACCCGATCTCAGCCCGCCCTCAAGTAGCGCCAGCGATAGGGCGACAAAGGAGTGGACCCTGCTCGACTACGCTTCGTCCGGCGAGGCCGAGAGCTGGACCGCCGAAGCCTGGCTGGCCACCTTCGGCCTGAACCCCGAGAAGTCCACCCAGGGCCTTTCCGGCGGCGAAACCCGCCGCGCCGCCCTGGCCAAGGCCTTCGCCGAAGAGCCCGACCTGCTGCTGCTGGACGAGCCGACCAACCACCTCGACATCCTGGCGATCGAACTGCTGGAGAACGAGCTGATCCAGGCCCGGTTCGCCCTGCTGGTCGTCAGCCACGACCGCGCCTTCCTGAACCGTGTCACCAATACGGTCCACTGGCTGGAAAACCGCCGCGTCCGCACCCTGAACAAGGGCTTCGTCGAGTTCGACGAATGGTCGACCAAGGTCATGGAGGAAGAGGCCGAATCCCTGCGTCGCCTGACCAAGACAATCGAGCGCGAGACCGCCACCTTCTACAGCTCAATCACCGCCCGCCGCAGCCGCAACGAAGGCCGCGCCCGCTCGCTGAACGCCCTGCGCGCCGAACGCGCCGAGAAGATGAAGGACGCCCCGCGCGAGCTCTATCTCGGCGTCGATTCCGGCTCGACCTCGGGCAAGCTGGTCGCCGAGATCAAGGGCGTGTCCAAGGGCTTCGCCGGCCGCACCCTGTTCCGCGACCTGACCACCCGCATTATCCGCGGCGACCGGCTGGGCATCGTCGGCCCCAACGGCGCAGGCAAGACCACCCTGGTCAAGACCCTGCTGGGCGAACTGCCGCCTGACGAGGGCACGGTCCGCATGGGCTCCAATCTGGAATCCGTCTATCTGGATCAGTCGCGCGAGGGGCTGAAGTCGGACATGACCCTGTGGGACGCCCTGACGCCGGGCGGCGGCGACTCGATCCTGGTGCGCGGCGTGTCCAAACACGTCGCCGCCTACGCCAAGGACTTCCTCTTCTCCGAGGCCCAGCTGCGCCAGCCGATCTCGACCCTGTCGGGCGGCGAGCGCAACCGCCTGCTGCTGGCTCGCGCCCTGGCCAAGCCGGCCAATCTGCTGATCCTCGACGAACCGACCAACGACCTGGACATGGACACGCTCGACAAGCTGGAAGAGCTGCTCGAGAACTATGACGGCACCCTGATCCTGGTCAGCCACGACCGCGACTTCATCGACCGCCTGTCCACCTCGACCCTGGCCCTGAACGGGCGCGGCGACATCGTCGAGACCCCCGGCGGCTGGACCGACTTCATCCGCCAGAATCCCGGCTTCCTCCAGCCGGGCTCGAACCCCCGCCCCCAGGACAAGGCCGCCGCCCAGCGCGCCGCCGACAACCCCGCGCCCGCCGTCGCCCAGGCCGCCGTCAAGAAGACCGCCAAACTCTCCTTCAAGGACGCCCACCGCCTGAAGGAGCTGGAGGCCCTGATCGACAGCCTTCCCGCCGTCATCGTCAAACACGACGCCACCCTGGCCGACCCCAACCTCTACACCCGAGACCCCAAGGCCTTCGACGCCGCCATGAAGGCCGCCGACAAGGCCCGCGCCGACCTTGAGGCCGCCGAACTGGAATGGCTGGAACTGGAAGAGAAGAAGGCGGCGCTGGCGGGGTGA
- a CDS encoding alpha/beta hydrolase yields the protein MGNAARALETKPAVTHSSSMTLRTHDVEFPPAQQAAVRRVNSVLARAPRLRTDAWRIDAGQRMSLWLDAAAGAVTVPRLRKRGVTVEIVQTDGDHPVPLRILHPEGPPRAVVLDIHGGGWVLGSAGLNDRLNAHLARHGFCVVSVDYRLLSERRQVYIDAAIADCLAAAHWTVTHVDRLGAATVFLIGESAGGHLAALTAVALRDQGLIDRVSGCVFTYGVFDLSGTESVRTAGPDTLLFNGPSMQADLARLAPDRDEAGLRRSDVSPLYADLTGLPPALFLAGEYDPLFEDSLLMATRWSEAAEADLIRVPETPHGFLHFGGPAARGARGAVRAWLSNRLTS from the coding sequence GTGGGAAACGCCGCCCGCGCCCTTGAAACCAAACCCGCCGTCACCCACTCCAGCAGCATGACCCTGCGCACTCATGACGTCGAATTCCCCCCGGCCCAGCAGGCGGCCGTGCGGCGCGTCAACTCCGTCCTGGCCCGCGCGCCGCGCCTGCGCACCGACGCCTGGCGGATCGATGCGGGCCAGCGGATGTCGCTCTGGCTGGACGCCGCCGCCGGAGCCGTCACCGTCCCGCGGCTGCGCAAGCGCGGCGTCACGGTCGAGATCGTTCAGACCGACGGCGACCACCCCGTCCCCTTGCGCATCCTCCACCCCGAGGGCCCGCCCCGCGCCGTTGTTCTGGACATCCACGGCGGCGGCTGGGTGCTGGGAAGCGCCGGCCTGAACGACCGGCTGAACGCCCATCTGGCCCGCCACGGCTTCTGCGTCGTTTCGGTCGATTACCGTCTGCTGTCCGAGCGCCGCCAGGTCTATATCGACGCCGCCATCGCCGACTGCCTCGCCGCCGCCCACTGGACCGTGACCCATGTTGATCGCCTGGGCGCCGCGACCGTCTTCCTGATTGGAGAATCCGCAGGCGGCCACCTCGCCGCCCTGACCGCCGTGGCCCTGCGCGACCAGGGGTTGATCGACCGGGTGTCCGGCTGCGTCTTCACCTATGGCGTCTTCGACCTGTCGGGGACCGAAAGCGTCCGCACGGCTGGCCCCGACACCCTGTTGTTCAACGGCCCGTCCATGCAGGCCGACCTGGCTCGTCTGGCCCCGGACCGAGACGAGGCTGGCCTGCGCCGGTCGGACGTCTCGCCCCTCTACGCAGACCTGACCGGCCTGCCCCCCGCCCTCTTCCTCGCCGGCGAATACGACCCCCTGTTCGAGGACAGCCTGCTGATGGCGACCCGATGGAGTGAGGCCGCCGAAGCCGACCTGATCCGCGTGCCCGAGACGCCGCACGGATTCCTCCATTTCGGCGGCCCGGCCGCCAGGGGCGCACGGGGCGCCGTTCGCGCCTGGTTGAGCAACCGGCTCACAAGCTGA
- a CDS encoding sensor histidine kinase, whose protein sequence is MSPAWFRSNPIYGYGLAICAWLTAFGVRMALADWFPPGFPYLTFFPAVVVAAYFAGLRPALLTAVLSGLSAWWFWIGAPGFDWSLATGLALIFYVFVVAVDIFFIIGMNSATDNLRLEVARNAALAESRDLLLKEVQHRVSNNIQVVSSLLRLEAGMSKDPATRRALSEASARTAMIANVQRSLLDADGAAAPFDDLARRLVCDALNAAGRNDVTVMVEDARHALTAEEATPVVLILLECVNNALEHAFPNRAGRIDVRLYEDGPERRLEVRDDGVGPPPDFDPAKGRSLGLRIVLGLAEQLHGRFDIVDAAPGALCVLSYPRPVAH, encoded by the coding sequence TTGAGTCCGGCGTGGTTTCGCAGCAATCCGATCTATGGCTATGGCTTGGCGATCTGCGCCTGGCTGACGGCCTTTGGCGTCAGGATGGCGCTGGCCGACTGGTTCCCGCCCGGCTTCCCCTATCTGACCTTCTTCCCGGCTGTCGTGGTCGCCGCCTATTTCGCCGGCCTGAGGCCCGCCCTGCTGACCGCCGTTCTGTCCGGCCTCAGCGCCTGGTGGTTCTGGATCGGAGCGCCCGGATTTGACTGGAGCCTGGCGACCGGACTGGCGCTGATCTTCTATGTCTTCGTGGTCGCGGTCGATATCTTCTTCATCATCGGCATGAACTCCGCGACCGACAATCTGCGGCTGGAGGTGGCGCGCAACGCCGCCCTGGCCGAAAGCCGCGACCTGCTGCTGAAAGAGGTTCAGCACCGCGTCTCCAACAACATCCAGGTGGTCAGCAGCCTGCTGCGGCTTGAGGCCGGGATGTCCAAGGATCCCGCCACCCGTCGCGCCCTATCAGAGGCCTCGGCCCGCACCGCCATGATCGCCAATGTCCAGCGCAGCCTATTGGACGCCGACGGAGCGGCCGCGCCTTTCGACGACCTGGCGCGCCGTCTGGTCTGCGACGCCCTGAACGCCGCCGGCCGCAACGACGTGACCGTCATGGTCGAGGACGCCCGCCACGCCCTGACGGCTGAAGAAGCGACGCCGGTCGTCCTGATCCTGCTGGAATGCGTCAACAACGCGCTGGAACACGCCTTCCCCAACCGTGCCGGCCGCATCGACGTTCGCCTGTATGAAGACGGGCCCGAGCGTCGGCTCGAGGTGCGCGACGACGGCGTCGGCCCTCCGCCGGACTTCGATCCCGCAAAGGGACGCAGCCTGGGCCTGAGGATTGTTCTAGGCCTTGCGGAACAGCTTCACGGCCGATTCGACATCGTCGACGCCGCCCCCGGCGCGCTCTGCGTTCTCAGCTATCCCCGGCCTGTCGCGCACTGA
- a CDS encoding ABC transporter substrate-binding protein: MIQRGNRLLTRRRALLAGGAAVVGGAALGLRACTRSEAPVDEQGRVRLRFATDWRAQAEQGGFYQALATGAYEKRGLNVEIIQGGPGVNVPQLLASGAVELGMGSNSFIPMNLVAAGAPVKAVAAFFQKDPQVLIAHPDPALETIADLAGRPILLADASINAFWVWLKAKYGFTDDQVRKYTFNPAPFLADERAVQQGYLTSEPYTIEQEAGFEPKVFLLADEGYPSYATMVLAPNAFARDNATALRSFIAASAEGWRDYLRGDPKPGDALIRKDNPEMTQAILDQARQKLRDNAIVDGGDAALYGLGAMTADRWQAFFEVTSQAGVFDPGLNWREAFTDNYLPGRG; encoded by the coding sequence ATGATCCAGCGTGGGAATCGCCTGCTGACCCGACGCCGCGCTCTGCTCGCGGGCGGCGCGGCCGTGGTCGGAGGCGCGGCGCTCGGCCTTCGCGCCTGCACGCGATCCGAAGCGCCGGTGGACGAACAGGGCCGCGTGCGGCTGCGTTTCGCCACCGACTGGCGCGCCCAGGCGGAACAGGGCGGTTTCTATCAAGCCCTGGCGACCGGCGCCTATGAGAAGCGCGGCCTGAACGTCGAGATCATTCAGGGCGGGCCGGGCGTCAACGTGCCGCAACTGCTGGCCTCAGGCGCCGTCGAACTGGGCATGGGGTCCAACAGCTTCATCCCGATGAACCTGGTCGCCGCCGGCGCCCCGGTGAAGGCCGTCGCCGCCTTCTTCCAGAAAGACCCCCAGGTCCTGATCGCCCATCCCGATCCGGCGCTGGAGACCATCGCCGATCTGGCCGGTCGGCCGATCCTGCTGGCCGACGCCTCGATCAACGCCTTCTGGGTCTGGCTGAAGGCCAAATACGGTTTTACCGACGACCAGGTCCGCAAATACACCTTCAACCCGGCGCCCTTCCTGGCCGACGAGCGGGCGGTGCAGCAGGGCTATCTGACCAGCGAACCCTACACCATCGAACAGGAAGCCGGGTTCGAGCCCAAGGTCTTCCTGCTGGCTGACGAAGGCTATCCTTCCTACGCCACCATGGTCCTGGCCCCCAACGCCTTCGCCCGGGACAACGCCACGGCCCTGCGCAGCTTCATCGCCGCCTCGGCCGAGGGCTGGCGCGACTATCTGCGGGGCGACCCAAAGCCCGGCGACGCTTTGATCCGCAAGGACAATCCGGAAATGACCCAGGCCATCCTGGATCAGGCCCGGCAAAAGCTGCGCGACAACGCCATCGTCGACGGCGGCGACGCCGCCCTCTATGGCCTGGGCGCCATGACCGCCGACCGCTGGCAGGCCTTCTTCGAGGTCACCAGCCAGGCCGGAGTCTTCGATCCGGGCCTGAACTGGCGCGAGGCCTTCACCGACAACTATCTGCCGGGCCGTGGCTGA
- a CDS encoding ABC transporter ATP-binding protein, which yields MAEPIALLRGVTVDLVGRPPLGPIDLTVARGEILALVGASGAGKSTILRLLAGLQQPSAGKVSRAAGLGRTGFVFQSPTLMPWADTLSNVALPLELAGVSKTQARDRAAAALSAVGLGDRLDARPSQLSGGMAMRAALARALVTGPDLLLLDEPFAALDSVTRRRLIEDLHALWATADPRPAVVFVTHDVEEAVYLAQRVVVLAATTGRPVADLPTPGAPPRPDRWRADPAYRQTVEAVADALEAAMAPQAETAA from the coding sequence GTGGCTGAGCCCATCGCCTTACTGCGGGGGGTAACGGTCGATCTTGTCGGCCGCCCCCCGCTCGGCCCCATCGACCTGACCGTGGCGCGGGGCGAGATCCTCGCCCTGGTCGGCGCATCGGGCGCGGGCAAGTCCACGATCTTGAGGCTGCTCGCCGGACTTCAGCAACCCAGCGCGGGCAAGGTGTCGCGCGCCGCCGGCTTGGGCCGCACCGGCTTCGTCTTTCAGAGCCCGACCCTCATGCCCTGGGCCGACACCTTGTCCAACGTCGCCCTGCCGTTGGAACTGGCCGGCGTCTCCAAGACCCAGGCCCGCGACCGCGCCGCGGCCGCCCTCTCGGCGGTCGGCCTGGGCGACCGGCTCGACGCCCGACCTTCCCAGCTGTCGGGCGGCATGGCCATGCGCGCCGCCCTGGCCCGCGCCCTGGTGACAGGCCCCGACCTGCTGCTGCTCGACGAGCCCTTCGCCGCCCTGGACAGCGTGACCCGCCGCCGCCTGATTGAGGATCTGCACGCGCTCTGGGCCACGGCCGATCCCCGCCCCGCCGTCGTCTTCGTCACCCATGACGTCGAAGAGGCCGTCTATCTGGCCCAGCGGGTCGTGGTTCTTGCGGCGACCACCGGCCGCCCCGTCGCTGATCTACCGACGCCCGGCGCCCCGCCGCGTCCCGACCGCTGGCGCGCCGACCCCGCCTATCGCCAGACGGTCGAGGCCGTCGCCGACGCCCTGGAGGCCGCCATGGCCCCGCAAGCCGAGACAGCGGCATGA